The Toxoplasma gondii ME49 chromosome XI, whole genome shotgun sequence region GTAGATGTTGTGGGGGCACTTTTTTGTTCGAGATTTTACCTTGCCGCACGCCGGTAGCTGTTGATTGCATGCACCGGATCTCTGACGGGGATTTTCCCCATGCGTGCTCCAAGTCCTGAGTTTCGAAGTTCGtcgagagcagcgacgacgtctgcgtcttcagaCGTCGCCTCCAAGAACGTCGACAGAAAGCGACTTTCCACAGCCGCTCGGCTCGCCACGAGTCCCCAAGAGAGCAGCTGATGCCAACGTACCCAGAGCTGGAAAGAAAACTCCCGAGACGCTTGccagtcttcttcgtctcggccGGGCCGCAGCGGCCTCACATCCGGACGGagcgctgaagaagagaggctgcCCGGACGcgccgcgcgtctctccagcgtTCGACGCGACGCTCTGAAAACATCAGGAGGACGCGTGAGACTGCGCTGCTGCAGAAGGTACACAGGGATGAcgggagacagtggagacaccGGCGAGACGACAGAAGACGACTGGAGACGCAAGAGGAGGGCACATGGGAGACAGCGGGAGccaaagaagggaagaatAGGAGAGTGCTACCGGAGAGACTGGGcgacgaaaagaaactcgagaaaggACGAAGCCAAGTCCAGAGACAACAGCACAGTAGTTTCTCCCTGGGCTCTCAGGCTGGCCCAACAAGctccagctgctgctgctccgACGGCTCTACCAGCAGACGAAATGCGTCGGGAGGCTTCAGGAAGCTGAGAGACACTTTGACTCTGTGTTTGTGTTCGCGTTTTGTTTCGactttgcatgcacttgtTTCTGCcatctctcttcctgctttcGCCTCTGGGGCCTTTTTCGATGCTCCTTAGTCTTTCCCTATCTGCTGTTCCACCTCCAACAAGTTCCCTCACTCGACCAGCCGCTCCTGTCGATCTCGCGCCTCTGGACTTAGTATCAGAGATGGCAAATTGACAAGGaagtcttctctttctcctctttcttttccctctcctcgctcgtctgtttcgttctctctctcttctctccgttgtcGTTCTGCTagtccttctccctcttctccgtctgctgcctctgcgCTTTCTGctcccgcgtttcctctctctccatggAGGCGGCAGCACCGCCGGAGTTCGTCCTTTCTGCTGTCGGCATCTCCACTTGGTGGCTTAGACGCGTCGCGACGTCTGCGCGAGTTTGGCGTTTCTCTGACGTTCTGAAGGCCTCGCACTGCTGGTCGGGTGCGgtccggcgcatgcagagcgcgtagacgagaaggaagagcggcTGCGAAGGAActggcgagaaggcgaagctgcGCGAGATGCGGCAAGAGACATGTTTCGAACGGGTGTCGTCGACGGTTGGGGAACTTGAACATCAAAGACCAGCACCTGGGCGAAAATGAGAAACGCTCGAGATGAAAACtcaggaaggaaagagtgGAAGTACTTGACttgacagagaggaagaacctTGCAACTGCGATCGAAACCGTTGTTTGTCGGAACCGAAAAATATGTTACAGGCGAGGAGCCTGGGCAATCGAACGCTTCTGAAAGCAGTGCacgcttctgcgtttttcaaCTCCGGAAGCGCGCTCGACTGATTCTCTCCGAACTCAAAGCAGTGGATCCACGTCTGCTTTCTGTAGATTTTCTTTGCTTCAGGAAGTTTTTCAGTGGAAACTCGCCTTTCGAGTCCTTCAAGTTCTGCCAACGCCGGCAAAGCGGCAGCTGACAAGCCGCCAGGATCAAGCTGAGAGGAACGACCAGACTCGCGGCGTCTAATCCTTGAAACAAACCACCGAGAAAACTGCTGAAAATGCTGAATGTTCcgacgagaagcagcgcgaaGAGACCGAGCTTCCACGTAGACCTGTCGAgggaaaaaaaaacaagacacTCGAACTCCGTACTGGATGCATTCGAAAGCCAAAGTTGCTCCGGACGGTGGAAGCAAAGGAGAGCGGGAGAAATTCGGAGGGTACATCTGAACTCCAGAGCGACGCCTTCATGCTCTGACCGAGACAGCGCGAGCggcgaggaaacaggagaaggaCGCAAATCACTCAGAACGGAACTCACGAGgccaagaaaaaaaggcgggGAGGCAGGCGAGGTAACAGGGAACGGCTTCCTTCCTGAAGGAGCAGCatggaaagcgagaagaaggaaaacgacagggcgcagacagaagagagcagaagagagcagaagggaagcgaacagagagaggaaagaagaaggaagaacatggatgaaggagagacaacgcggaaaagaaggaaacgatcTGCTTGACGTACCCGAGGTGCACTCCGAAAGCGAACAAGCATGCGAACATCTTCTGGATTTTCTCCTCGAAAAAAATACACTCCATTCATCATATCCTTGAACGGAAGTTCAATTCGGACGACTCGGGCCTCTCTacgaagcgaggaaaaaccAAGACACACGCGGCAACCTTGGGAACTTGCTTCGCATGCACAACGCCAAAACGGCTAAAAGGCGATTCGCGAGAATCAGCTGGCGCAGATGCCACAGGTACATCTACTGGAAAGAAATGCGTTCGCACCACGACGCATACaggtacagagagagacccaGTCATCTACAAACATACACatacgcatacatatatatacatatatatatatatatcatatatataccaTATATATAGCATATAtaaagcatatatatatatatatatatatatatgtacatgcatgcatctatgAATACTTGTGTGGCAGTACGGACGCATGgatgtgtgtgcgtctgTATGCATATTCGGGTGCttatgtctctctctctgcctggcTGTTGACATTCTGAGGCCGTTTCTTTGCACTCATATGAGCAGTTAATGTTGAACGAAATAAAGGAGCGACGCCGGCGTTTTTTCCGTACATGGTGAGTTCGACTCTCATGAAGTTTTGAGGAGACatgaggaagaaaactcgGATGTCCGGTTCGTCGttgagagaagcgcagcaCTCCGCAGTCTCTGCGGCCTGTCTTGTTCGGTGAAGGCGCTGCATGTACTCAGCCTCGACATCTCCTGTCGCTTCGTCGAGCTGAAAACATTTAAGCGTCTCCCAagttcgttcttctgtctctcagaGAACTTGTTTTCATTCTCGAGTCAATGAAAAGCTACACACCCGCCTTCCTCACGGCGAGTTTCAGAGCGCAATTGTCTtttccctgcatgcagtttttaTAGTCAAGTATTTCTCTTTCCGGTTCCTGCTGCTCTGGACGACAAGGCTGCAGTGCACCTGATATCTCTGCGGTACCTCACGTTTATTCCACTCACGAACTTCTCGGTGCTTCCACTTTTTTGCTTTCCACCCGgccctttttttctctctctgtttctctctctgctttctccgaAGTGCTCTTCaattccgtttttctctctatTTCTACACCGTTCTCCCaatctctctgcgtctctttcttgccgtctcgttcttcttttcctcagtttcggttgtgtgtttttctccacccggaaaagagagaagcgcgtctTCGGTGACCCAGTCTATGCCCACCTCTTCGATAAGCAAAACAGAAGTTTTGTAAAGAAAAAACCTTTACTGAAGCCGAGAAATCTGCTTTTTAATAGAAACTCCGCTGGGCAGATGCGGACACACATCCTCTttgctcgtttccttcccaGAGGATTCTCGGTCACAGCTATGATTTCGTGGAAGGTTGATCTGCCGTGGAGCTCTTCTCCTGAGAACCGGAGGAGAAGTTGCTGTGCAGcgcggggaaggagaaacgtaCGCCTTCCACCCGTTGTTCACACTGTTCCCTATGGGCGCTCTGAAGAAGCCTCTTGTTGCCGGCTCGCatcgagagaagcaggaaatgCAGAAGATGCAACGCATAAGGCGAGTAGCATCGGTATTCGATTATGACTCCTCTATCAGATAAGACTTGTATTGCTTTTGGAATAGCACTACTTGAAGTAACTAGGCAGATCATGCGGTGCACGCAAATCCTCTAGCATCCACCACCTCCGTTTCAAAAGTCATGAATTCTTGAATTAACGCTCGCGTATTCAACATACTGTCGATAGCTTCAGACAGGACCTGTCGACGAGCAAGCAGTGACAAGAAAGCAGATCGCCGCTGCTGGATGGAGTTGCTTGACTCCGCGTAATTTGGCGGAAAACGCCGCTCAGGTCTGTCGAAGGAGCTCGTTTTGCGTTCTCTCCCACCGAGCCTGCTGGCAGAGAGTCTGCCGACGCTTCCCCGACTTGCCAGTGCTCTTTTTTTACTCGATTCGTGAAGGCGGAAGGAGAAACCTCGGCTTTCCAAGCCACAGAGGAATGTGGAACTCTCTTTTTGTAGCGCTGCTGCTTTCCGAAAAACGACCGGCTGCCACCGTCGGTAAACTGATGTCAAGAGCATGCTGGAGCAATCACCAGATGCGCACCGTGTGAGGCCGGGGGAGATTGATTTctcgaaacaaagaaaccTTTTTGTGTGTGAACAGGAACGAGTTGAAAACAGGCATTTGAGGATGAGACTGAaaatgcgtttcttctccaaaTTTGTCTACGCTTGGTCTACCTTTGCCTCACCTGAATTGCATCTCCAATGAGCATTTCGTCTGCCAAAATGCAGCACACTGGGGTGGCTTCGTGGGCAGCGTCAACCGCCCAGTCGACTGCCGTTCCCGCACAATTAATTTCTCGTCCAGGGTGGAAAAAGGCGAGGCTCTCGGCtctgaaaagaaggaaagaggaaagcgaaaaacagaTGGAAAGGCACTTGCAGGCAGGACGCTGAGCAGAAGTACGgacaggaagacgagacagcgagagctcgagaggaagcgaagagaaagagaagaggaacagaagaggaagagaggagacgcatgTCTCGACGCAGCGCAGAAGCGCAGAGTAGAGAGGTGAGAAGACTGAGcttgagaagagaggggagacaaggAGTGAAAGCgctgaagcagaagagagaggtttTTCGTCTACGCGCGTACGAGTAGAAAGTGACAGTAGCGGTACCACGAGGAACTGCATCTCGGTCAGAAACGCGGCGACATTCGAGGGCTACGTCCATGATCTTTCCGAACCTAAAAAAGGAAAGTCAATCCTCACAAACACAGCAGACTAGACAGAGAATGCATACTCAAAGGAAACAAACAGCCTGTCCTGGTGAACACAAAAGGGCAGTCCTTGAGTCTCGCAACTACCgactgctctctctctcctttcctctgctctcctctcaaAGGACGACATAAACCTGGAGACTTGAATAGAGAGACATTTTATTTCTCTCCGCGGTTCGCCATCTTCTCTGAAAGACCAGGACCAGTCCACCATCGATGAAGCAGATAAACAGAGGGACAGATTGatggacagagagatagatggATAGGTAGAAAGAGtgatagacagatagataggCAAAAGGAGAGCTAGACAGGTAGGCGGatagagagatggagagagagagagacaacgacgggggtggagaggaagataGAGAGGGGGGGATAAAGATATGGATCCAGAGATAGATGTGAGGTAGTCAGAAGGATCGATGTCGAGATTGATAGATAGcgagatagatagagagacaggTAGAAAAATAGAACGAGAGATAGATACATGCAGCACGATGGAGAAATAGGTAGATAGAcaaaggaacagagagataAGGAGGTAGGTAGATGGAGAGGTGAACCGAGAGATACATGGATGTGGAGATACATAGAAAGAGAAAT contains the following coding sequences:
- a CDS encoding hypothetical protein (encoded by transcript TGME49_217178), which translates into the protein MRAGNKRLLQSAHREQCEQRVEGLDEATGDVEAEYMQRLHRTRQAAETAECCASLNDEPDIRVFFLMSPQNFMRVELTIEARVVRIELPFKDMMNGVYFFRGENPEDVRMLVRFRSAPRVYVEARSLRAASRRNIQHFQQFSRWFVSRIRRRESGRSSQLDPGGLSAAALPALAELEGLERRVSTEKLPEAKKIYRKQTWIHCFEFGENQSSALPELKNAEACTAFRSVRLPRLLACNIFFGSDKQRFRSQLQGSSSLSSQVLPLFPS